A region from the Nonlabens sp. YIK11 genome encodes:
- a CDS encoding class I SAM-dependent methyltransferase, giving the protein MDLHKAFATNKETWNARTQFHYDSHFYDKFAFAKAKNSLNHYEQEALGDVLGKSMLHLQCHFGQDSLSWAHKGAVVTGVDISDTAIELARQLSQELSIPADFVCCNVLDTSQYIQQKFDIIFTSYGTIGWLPDLKPWATMIAQCLQPGGTFYMVEFHPIAWMFDYQTSPPQMTYPYANTGVIYEDYKGSYASPDESFQSREYCWNHSLSEVVQALIDAGLQITTLSEHDGSPYNVFPNMISKSGLFYLEEALYPTIFEVKAVLQ; this is encoded by the coding sequence ATGGATCTGCATAAGGCGTTTGCTACAAATAAAGAGACTTGGAATGCTCGCACGCAGTTTCATTATGACAGTCATTTTTATGATAAGTTCGCTTTCGCGAAAGCGAAAAACTCGCTAAACCATTACGAGCAAGAAGCTTTAGGCGATGTCCTAGGCAAGAGTATGCTGCATCTCCAGTGCCATTTTGGGCAGGATTCCCTAAGTTGGGCGCACAAAGGTGCTGTAGTAACTGGCGTAGACATTAGCGACACGGCTATTGAACTCGCGAGACAGCTAAGTCAAGAACTTTCCATCCCAGCAGATTTTGTGTGCTGTAATGTGCTGGACACTTCACAATACATCCAGCAGAAATTTGATATCATTTTTACCAGCTATGGTACGATAGGATGGTTGCCAGACCTTAAACCTTGGGCAACCATGATTGCTCAATGCCTTCAACCTGGCGGCACATTTTATATGGTAGAATTTCATCCCATTGCCTGGATGTTTGATTACCAAACATCACCACCGCAAATGACTTATCCTTATGCCAATACTGGAGTGATCTATGAAGATTACAAAGGCAGCTACGCCAGTCCAGATGAATCATTTCAAAGTCGTGAATACTGCTGGAACCATAGCCTGAGCGAGGTCGTCCAGGCCTTGATTGATGCTGGTTTGCAAATCACAACCTTATCAGAGCATGACGGTAGCCCATACAATGTGTTCCCAAATATGATAAGTAAAAGCGGGTTGTTTTACCTTGAAGAAGCTTTGTATCCTACGATCTTTGAGGTCAAGGCCGTGCTCCAATAG
- a CDS encoding flavin reductase family protein: MTHFNSADLSSMERIYRGNLINCVTGFKSANLLGTQSKDGVDNVAIFSSVTHLGSNPPLFSFVQRPLGYGVDHTYENLKETGILTLNHINSELVDRAHQSSAKYDPNVSEFDHLQIEKQVREGFTAPFVKNAAIQVAAQYESEYYLKENDCILVICRITDIFIKEGIQTEDGWLHLEKAGTVTINGLDGYATTQMEKRLSYAKVDEELKELDIN; the protein is encoded by the coding sequence ATGACTCATTTTAACAGTGCAGACCTCTCATCCATGGAACGCATCTATCGCGGTAATTTGATCAATTGCGTGACAGGTTTCAAGAGTGCAAATTTGTTAGGTACCCAATCTAAAGACGGCGTTGATAACGTCGCCATATTTAGTAGTGTGACACATTTGGGCAGCAATCCGCCGCTTTTTAGTTTTGTGCAGCGACCGCTGGGCTATGGTGTAGATCACACCTATGAGAACCTAAAGGAAACCGGCATCTTAACGCTCAACCACATTAATAGTGAACTCGTGGATCGTGCGCACCAAAGTAGCGCAAAGTATGATCCCAATGTTTCAGAATTTGATCATCTCCAGATAGAAAAACAGGTGCGAGAAGGTTTTACTGCTCCGTTTGTAAAAAACGCTGCCATCCAAGTTGCAGCGCAATATGAAAGCGAGTATTATCTTAAGGAAAATGATTGCATCCTGGTCATATGCCGCATCACCGATATTTTTATCAAAGAAGGCATACAAACTGAAGATGGATGGCTGCATCTGGAAAAAGCCGGAACGGTTACGATCAACGGTCTGGACGGTTATGCCACAACTCAAATGGAAAAACGATTGAGTTATGCCAAGGTAGATGAAGAGCTCAAGGAGTTGGATATCAACTAA
- a CDS encoding DUF2256 domain-containing protein, translated as MKQSARNPNNLPTKVCPVCEREFTWRKKWEKNWEHVKYCSKKCSKSS; from the coding sequence ATGAAGCAAAGCGCCAGAAACCCCAATAACCTGCCTACCAAAGTTTGCCCAGTTTGTGAACGCGAGTTTACCTGGCGCAAGAAATGGGAAAAGAATTGGGAACATGTGAAGTATTGCAGCAAGAAGTGTAGTAAGTCTAGTTAA